A part of Ziziphus jujuba cultivar Dongzao chromosome 8, ASM3175591v1 genomic DNA contains:
- the LOC107414420 gene encoding protein ROOT PRIMORDIUM DEFECTIVE 1: MVTLLSPPTLRKTLNPKKFQLRKMRILFTYSAVFFKPKCKTFTHLSFILHRSQISIRSMSQSTSIPKKLQRVRDHGYDNYMEVEKKMRKVLKFQDLILSQPNQTIPASRLDMLGRRLGFGFKQHEPGAFVLKFPHIFEIYEHPVQRILYCRLTRKAYLQIQQEKQALIDQIPEAVTRLRKLLMMSNTGRLRLEHVRVARSAFGLPDDFEHSVILKYPQYFRLIDAQETRNKYIESVERDPSLAVCAIEKLREKEYREKGADAENIRFSFIVNFPPGFKIGKYYRIAVWKWQRIPYWSPYEDVSGYDLRSIEAQKRMEKRAVATIHELLSLTVEKKITLERIAHFRLAMNLPKKLKDFLLQHQGIFYISTRGNQGKLHTVFLREAYKKGELIEPNDLYLARRKLAELILLSPRNAKVDRELVSFRRDEEDVVGGIRRYYVDNGSENNVDRDSEGVNELNLDVVDSDLTDEDVDYEKTVDADDVKE; the protein is encoded by the coding sequence ATGGTTACACTCCTCTCTCCACCTACCTTGCgcaaaaccctaaaccctaaaaaattccAGTTGAGGAAAATGCGCATTTTGTTTACATATTCAGCTGTTTTCTTCAAACCCAAATGCAAAACCTTCACACACTTATCATTCATCCTCCACAGAAGTCAAATTTCCATAAGATCAATGTCTCAATCCACCTCCATTCCCAAGAAGCTCCAAAGGGTTCGAGACCATGGCTACGATAACTACATGGAGGTAGAGAAGAAGATGCGCAAGGTCCTCAAGTTCCAGGACCTCATTCTTTcccaaccaaaccaaaccatccCAGCCTCTCGCCTCGACATGCTCGGCCGTCGacttggttttggtttcaaacaACACGAACCCGGCGCTTTTGTCCTCAAATTTCctcatatatttgaaatttacgAGCACCCAGTTCAGAGAATCCTCTATTGCCGCTTAACAAGGAAAGCCTACCTCCAAATTCAGCAGGAAAAGCAAGCCCTCATTGATCAAATCCCTGAAGCCGTGACCCGTCTGAGGAAGCTTTTGATGATGTCGAACACCGGCCGGCTTCGGCTCGAACATGTTCGGGTTGCTCGGTCTGCATTTGGATTGCCGGACGATTTCGAACACTCGGTAATTCTTAAGTACCCTCAGTACTTTCGATTAATTGATGCGCAGGAAACTAGGAATAAGTACATCGAGTCTGTTGAGAGAGACCCAAGTTTAGCTGTGTGTGCTATAGAGAAACTAAGGGAAAAAGAGTATAGGGAAAAAGGAGCTGATGCTGAGAATATAAGGTTTTCGTTCATTGTGAATTTCCCACCCGGGTTTAAGATAGGCAAGTATTATAGGATTGCGGTTTGGAAATGGCAGAGGATTCCTTATTGGTCACCTTATGAAGATGTTTCTGGTTATGATTTAAGGTCGATTGAGGCTCAGAAGAGGATGGAGAAGAGAGCTGTTGCCACAATTCACGAGCTGTTGTCGTTGACCGTGGAAAAGAAGATAACTTTGGAGAGGATTGCACATTTTAGGTTGGCAATGAACTTGCCCAAGAAGTTGAAAGATTTCCTTCTTCAGCATCAGGgtatattttatatctcaacTAGAGGTAATCAGGGAAAGCTTCACACGGTTTTTCTTAGGGAAGCATACAAGAAGGGCGAGTTGATAGAGCCAAATGATTTGTATTTGGCGAGAAGAAAGTTGGCGGAGTTGATCTTATTGAGCCCGCGGAATGCAAAAGTGGATAGGGAATTGGTTAGCTTCAGGAGAGATGAGGAAGATGTGGTTGGGGGCATTAGAAGATACTATGTGGACAATGGTTCAGAGAACAATGTTGACCGAGATAGCGAAGGGGTTAATGAACTGAATTTGGATGTTGTTGATTCTGATCTTACCGATGAGGATGTTGACTATGAAAAAACTGTGGATGCAGACGATGTAAAGGAGTGA